In the genome of Pempheris klunzingeri isolate RE-2024b chromosome 3, fPemKlu1.hap1, whole genome shotgun sequence, one region contains:
- the c3h4orf33 gene encoding UPF0462 protein C4orf33 homolog, producing MGVAGVLHFVALLHVLLCCESHPRTQMEFLIQNTWDSNPVKHDPINIVFSPGPGGLKMEVSGPFFNDPEAPAGPPGHAFPGLWDYEVVESFFLDSTTENYLEVELCPHGQHLILLLSGVGQAFLQQMPMVFDATIKGDRWMGEALIPWSYFPPNINKMNSYAIHGSGEKRTYEALYPIPKEEVAEGQKPNFHRLEYFQNFRLQSIMGEDWVQPESPLWIGKP from the exons ATGGGGGTAGCTGGTGTGCTCCACTTTGTGGCTCTTCTCCACGTTCTACTGTGCTGTGAATCCCA TCCGCGTACCCAAATGGAGTTTTTGATCCAGAACACCTGGGATAGCAATCCTGTGAAGCATGACCCTATCAACATCGTCTTCTCTCCTGGCCCAGGAGGGCTGAAGATGGAGGTGTCTGGTCCCTTCTTCAATGACCCAGAAGCTCCAGCGGGACCTCCGGGTCATGCCTTCCCCGGACTCTGGGATTATGAAG ttGTGGAGTCTTTCTTCCTAGATAGTACTACAGAAAATTACCTAGAAGTGGAACTATGCCC aCATGGACAGCACCTGATATTATTGCTATCAGGAGTCGGTCAAGCATTCCTG CAACAAATGCCCATGGTGTTTGATGCCACGATCAAAGGGGACAGGTGGATGGGTGAGGCTCTCATCCCCTGGTCGTACTTCCCTCCCAATATCAATAAGATGAACTCCTACGCCATCCATGGCTCAGGAGAGAAGCGTACATATGAGGCTCTCTATCCTATCCCCAAGGAGGAGGTAGCGGAAGGCCAAAAACCCAACTT cCACCGCCTGGAGTATTTCCAAAATTTCCGCctgcaaagcatcatgggagaAGATTGGGTCCAGCCAGAGTCTCCTCTGTGGATTGGAAAACCTTGA